One stretch of Pieris brassicae chromosome 8, ilPieBrab1.1, whole genome shotgun sequence DNA includes these proteins:
- the LOC123712799 gene encoding protein twisted gastrulation, with translation MALKFYVIFAFLCIVPIIYACNEAICASVVSKCMLTQSCKCDLKDCTCCKECFNCLSTLYYECCSCVDMCPKPNDTQIELSKSSYVEELPDNVPGLFAALTGEPDPQQRWLSITYPVDLDISAFQPAAERQLVYHLQSVEQDSEPVSRDILTFNCTVAYMSQCMSCSKCKASCRSMGSNSFRWFHDGCCECVGDKCINYGINESRCLACPGGLETPETAVDDDLSYDDLDYGEEVDAQSV, from the exons ATGGCATTaaagttttatgttatttttgcatttttatgTATCGTGCCCATAATATACGCTTGTAACGAAGCGATATGTGCAAGTGTTGTTTCCAAGTGTATGCTTACTCAATCTTGCAAATGTGATCTCAAAGATTGTACTTGCTGTAAAGAGTGCTTTAACTGCCTCAGCACTTTGTACTATGAATGCTGCAGCTGTGTTG ataTGTGTCCTAAACCAAATGACACTCAAATTGAGCTTTCCAAATCATCATATGTTGAGGAGTTGCCAGACAATGTACCAGGCTTGTTTGCTGCCCTAACTGGAGAACCTGACCCTCAGCAAAGATGGTTGTCCATAACATATCCTGTAGACCTTGATATCTCTGCATTCCAACCAGCTGCAGAGAGGCAGTTGGTGTATCATCTCC AAAGTGTGGAACAAGATTCAGAGCCGGTTAGTCGTGATATTCTCACTTTTAACTGCACTGTGGCATACATGTCTCAATGCATGTCCTGCTCCAAATGTAAGGCGTCTTGCAGATCAATGGGCTCAAATAGCTTTAG ATGGTTCCACGATGGATGCTGCGAGTGCGTGGGcgataaatgtataaattacgGGATAAACGAGAGCAG ATGTCTGGCATGTCCAGGTGGTCTAGAGACTCCAGAGACAGCGGTAGATGACGACCTCAGTTACGACGATCTCGACTATGGAGAGGAAGTCGACGCCCAATCTGTTTGA
- the LOC123712798 gene encoding alpha-amylase 2-like isoform X2: MTTLLIRMPSRMALQMEKLFALITFATCLLVTSAYKNPYYAEGRSVIVHLFEWKWDDIALECERFLGPRGFGGIQISPPNENVIIGASNRPWWERYQPLSYVLVTRSGDERQFAGMVRRCNNAGVRIYVDAVINHMTGEPLDNIGTAGNTAKFREWYYPAVPFTREHFNWPPCGIESSDYNTNAWRVRNCELVGLKDLDQSNEHVRRMIVEFMNKLIHLGVAGFRIDAAKHMWPEDLRIIYDRLDNLNTAHGFPPNARPYIYQEVIDYGGEAVSRDEYTPLGAVTEFKAGMDLSNAFRGNNQLRWFSSWGPDWGLLAHGDALTFIDNHDNERGHGGGGGVLTYKQSRLYKGAVAFLLAHPYGEPQIMSSFDFLDSEIGPPMDRFENIISPSINSDGSCGNGWICQHRWRQLYAMVAFRNAAGQTALNNWWDNGSNQIAFSRGDRAFIAFNNDGWSLNQNLQTGLPAGTYCDVISGDNVNNTCRGKTVIVSGDGRAHISIGPQEYDLMMAIHVGPEV, encoded by the exons ATGACTACTTTGTTAATACGAATGCCTTCGCGCATGGCGTTACAAATg gaaAAGTTATTTGCCTTAATAACTTTTGCTACATGTTTATTAGTAACTAGTGCTTATAAGAACCCGTACTATGCCGAAGGAAGGTCGGTGATAGTTCACCTCTTTGAGTGGAAATGGGATGATATCGCTTTAGAGTGCGAACGCTTTCTAGGTCCTCGTGGGTTCGGAGGCATTCAG ATATCACCCCCGAacgaaaatgtaataattggcGCAAGTAACCGTCCATGGTGGGAAAGATACCAGCCGCTGTCTTATGTACTAGTCACTAGGTCTGGAGATGAGCGTCAGTTCGCTGGAATGGTCCGTCGATGTAATAATGCTGGAGTCAG AATCTACGTGGATGCCGTAATCAACCACATGACTGGTGAGCCGCTCGATAACATTGGTACCGCTGGAAACACAGCTAAATTTAGGGAGTGGTACTATCCAGCTGTGCCTTTTACTAGAGAACACTTCAACTGGCCACCCTGCGGCATTGAAAGTTCCGATTATAATACTAATGCTTGGAGA GTTCGGAACTGTGAATTAGTTGGATTAAAAGATTTAGATCAATCCAACGAACATGTACGGCGAATGATAGTcgaatttatgaataaacttATTCACTTAGGAGTTGCAGGGTTTAG AATTGACGCAGCAAAACACATGTGGCCTGAAGACCTCCGGATTATATACGACAGACTTGACAACTTGAATACAGCCCATGGCTTTCCACCAAACGCGCGCCCATATATTTACCAAGAAGTCATAGACTATGGGGGCGAAGCTGTCAGTAGGGACGAATATACACCTCTTGGAGCTGTCACAGAGTTTAAAGCTGGCATGGATTTGAGCAATGCGTTCAGAGGGAATAACCAGCTCAGATGGTTTAGTTCTTGGGGTCCTGACTGGGGTTTGTTAGCTCACGGTGATGCCTTGACATTCATTGATAACCATGATAACGAAAGAGGTCACGGAGGTGGTGGGGGCGTGTTGACTTACAAGCAATCCAGACTTTATAAGGGAGCTGTAGCATTCCTTTTGGCCCATCCGTATGGTGAGCCGCAAATTATGAGTAGCTTCGACTTTCTTGACTCCGAAATTGGACCACCGATGGATAGATTCGAAAATATCATTTCGCCTTCAATTAATTCC GATGGTTCATGCGGGAATGGGTGGATATGCCAACATCGCTGGCGTCAACTCTATGCCATGGTGGCATTTAGAAATGCTGCTGGTCAAACAGCCTTAAACAATTGGTGGGATAATGGCAGCAATCAAATCGCATTTAGCAGAGGAGACAGAGCATTCATAGCTTTTAACAACGATGGATGGAgcttaaatcaaaatttgcAG ACAGGTCTTCCAGCTGGTACCTACTGTGACGTCATATCCGGTGATAATGTGAATAACACCTGTAGAGGAAAGACCGTCATAGTAAGTGGTGATGGACGGGCACACATCTCTATTGGACCCCAAGAGTACGACCTCATGATGGCCATACACGTTGGTCCTGAGGTATGA
- the LOC123712798 gene encoding alpha-amylase 2-like isoform X1, translated as MTTLLIRMPSRMALQMEKLFALITFATCLLVTSAYKNPYYAEGRSVIVHLFEWKWDDIALECERFLGPRGFGGIQISPPNENVIIGASNRPWWERYQPLSYVLVTRSGDERQFAGMVRRCNNAGVRIYVDAVINHMTGEPLDNIGTAGNTAKFREWYYPAVPFTREHFNWPPCGIESSDYNTNAWRVRNCELVGLKDLDQSNEHVRRMIVEFMNKLIHLGVAGFRIDAAKHMWPEDLRIIYDRLDNLNTAHGFPPNARPYIYQEVIDYGGEAVSRDEYTPLGAVTEFKAGMDLSNAFRGNNQLRWFSSWGPDWGLLAHGDALTFIDNHDNERGHGGGGGVLTYKQSRLYKGAVAFLLAHPYGEPQIMSSFDFLDSEIGPPMDRFENIISPSINSDGSCGNGWICQHRWRQLYAMVAFRNAAGQTALNNWWDNGSNQIAFSRGDRAFIAFNNDGWSLNQNLQTGLPAGTYCDVISGDNVNNTCRGKTVIVSGDGRAHISIGPQEYDLMMAIHVGPESRL; from the exons ATGACTACTTTGTTAATACGAATGCCTTCGCGCATGGCGTTACAAATg gaaAAGTTATTTGCCTTAATAACTTTTGCTACATGTTTATTAGTAACTAGTGCTTATAAGAACCCGTACTATGCCGAAGGAAGGTCGGTGATAGTTCACCTCTTTGAGTGGAAATGGGATGATATCGCTTTAGAGTGCGAACGCTTTCTAGGTCCTCGTGGGTTCGGAGGCATTCAG ATATCACCCCCGAacgaaaatgtaataattggcGCAAGTAACCGTCCATGGTGGGAAAGATACCAGCCGCTGTCTTATGTACTAGTCACTAGGTCTGGAGATGAGCGTCAGTTCGCTGGAATGGTCCGTCGATGTAATAATGCTGGAGTCAG AATCTACGTGGATGCCGTAATCAACCACATGACTGGTGAGCCGCTCGATAACATTGGTACCGCTGGAAACACAGCTAAATTTAGGGAGTGGTACTATCCAGCTGTGCCTTTTACTAGAGAACACTTCAACTGGCCACCCTGCGGCATTGAAAGTTCCGATTATAATACTAATGCTTGGAGA GTTCGGAACTGTGAATTAGTTGGATTAAAAGATTTAGATCAATCCAACGAACATGTACGGCGAATGATAGTcgaatttatgaataaacttATTCACTTAGGAGTTGCAGGGTTTAG AATTGACGCAGCAAAACACATGTGGCCTGAAGACCTCCGGATTATATACGACAGACTTGACAACTTGAATACAGCCCATGGCTTTCCACCAAACGCGCGCCCATATATTTACCAAGAAGTCATAGACTATGGGGGCGAAGCTGTCAGTAGGGACGAATATACACCTCTTGGAGCTGTCACAGAGTTTAAAGCTGGCATGGATTTGAGCAATGCGTTCAGAGGGAATAACCAGCTCAGATGGTTTAGTTCTTGGGGTCCTGACTGGGGTTTGTTAGCTCACGGTGATGCCTTGACATTCATTGATAACCATGATAACGAAAGAGGTCACGGAGGTGGTGGGGGCGTGTTGACTTACAAGCAATCCAGACTTTATAAGGGAGCTGTAGCATTCCTTTTGGCCCATCCGTATGGTGAGCCGCAAATTATGAGTAGCTTCGACTTTCTTGACTCCGAAATTGGACCACCGATGGATAGATTCGAAAATATCATTTCGCCTTCAATTAATTCC GATGGTTCATGCGGGAATGGGTGGATATGCCAACATCGCTGGCGTCAACTCTATGCCATGGTGGCATTTAGAAATGCTGCTGGTCAAACAGCCTTAAACAATTGGTGGGATAATGGCAGCAATCAAATCGCATTTAGCAGAGGAGACAGAGCATTCATAGCTTTTAACAACGATGGATGGAgcttaaatcaaaatttgcAG ACAGGTCTTCCAGCTGGTACCTACTGTGACGTCATATCCGGTGATAATGTGAATAACACCTGTAGAGGAAAGACCGTCATAGTAAGTGGTGATGGACGGGCACACATCTCTATTGGACCCCAAGAGTACGACCTCATGATGGCCATACACGTTGGTCCTGAG AGTCGTCtgtaa
- the LOC123712798 gene encoding alpha-amylase 2-like isoform X3: MEKLFALITFATCLLVTSAYKNPYYAEGRSVIVHLFEWKWDDIALECERFLGPRGFGGIQISPPNENVIIGASNRPWWERYQPLSYVLVTRSGDERQFAGMVRRCNNAGVRIYVDAVINHMTGEPLDNIGTAGNTAKFREWYYPAVPFTREHFNWPPCGIESSDYNTNAWRVRNCELVGLKDLDQSNEHVRRMIVEFMNKLIHLGVAGFRIDAAKHMWPEDLRIIYDRLDNLNTAHGFPPNARPYIYQEVIDYGGEAVSRDEYTPLGAVTEFKAGMDLSNAFRGNNQLRWFSSWGPDWGLLAHGDALTFIDNHDNERGHGGGGGVLTYKQSRLYKGAVAFLLAHPYGEPQIMSSFDFLDSEIGPPMDRFENIISPSINSDGSCGNGWICQHRWRQLYAMVAFRNAAGQTALNNWWDNGSNQIAFSRGDRAFIAFNNDGWSLNQNLQTGLPAGTYCDVISGDNVNNTCRGKTVIVSGDGRAHISIGPQEYDLMMAIHVGPESRL; the protein is encoded by the exons ATG gaaAAGTTATTTGCCTTAATAACTTTTGCTACATGTTTATTAGTAACTAGTGCTTATAAGAACCCGTACTATGCCGAAGGAAGGTCGGTGATAGTTCACCTCTTTGAGTGGAAATGGGATGATATCGCTTTAGAGTGCGAACGCTTTCTAGGTCCTCGTGGGTTCGGAGGCATTCAG ATATCACCCCCGAacgaaaatgtaataattggcGCAAGTAACCGTCCATGGTGGGAAAGATACCAGCCGCTGTCTTATGTACTAGTCACTAGGTCTGGAGATGAGCGTCAGTTCGCTGGAATGGTCCGTCGATGTAATAATGCTGGAGTCAG AATCTACGTGGATGCCGTAATCAACCACATGACTGGTGAGCCGCTCGATAACATTGGTACCGCTGGAAACACAGCTAAATTTAGGGAGTGGTACTATCCAGCTGTGCCTTTTACTAGAGAACACTTCAACTGGCCACCCTGCGGCATTGAAAGTTCCGATTATAATACTAATGCTTGGAGA GTTCGGAACTGTGAATTAGTTGGATTAAAAGATTTAGATCAATCCAACGAACATGTACGGCGAATGATAGTcgaatttatgaataaacttATTCACTTAGGAGTTGCAGGGTTTAG AATTGACGCAGCAAAACACATGTGGCCTGAAGACCTCCGGATTATATACGACAGACTTGACAACTTGAATACAGCCCATGGCTTTCCACCAAACGCGCGCCCATATATTTACCAAGAAGTCATAGACTATGGGGGCGAAGCTGTCAGTAGGGACGAATATACACCTCTTGGAGCTGTCACAGAGTTTAAAGCTGGCATGGATTTGAGCAATGCGTTCAGAGGGAATAACCAGCTCAGATGGTTTAGTTCTTGGGGTCCTGACTGGGGTTTGTTAGCTCACGGTGATGCCTTGACATTCATTGATAACCATGATAACGAAAGAGGTCACGGAGGTGGTGGGGGCGTGTTGACTTACAAGCAATCCAGACTTTATAAGGGAGCTGTAGCATTCCTTTTGGCCCATCCGTATGGTGAGCCGCAAATTATGAGTAGCTTCGACTTTCTTGACTCCGAAATTGGACCACCGATGGATAGATTCGAAAATATCATTTCGCCTTCAATTAATTCC GATGGTTCATGCGGGAATGGGTGGATATGCCAACATCGCTGGCGTCAACTCTATGCCATGGTGGCATTTAGAAATGCTGCTGGTCAAACAGCCTTAAACAATTGGTGGGATAATGGCAGCAATCAAATCGCATTTAGCAGAGGAGACAGAGCATTCATAGCTTTTAACAACGATGGATGGAgcttaaatcaaaatttgcAG ACAGGTCTTCCAGCTGGTACCTACTGTGACGTCATATCCGGTGATAATGTGAATAACACCTGTAGAGGAAAGACCGTCATAGTAAGTGGTGATGGACGGGCACACATCTCTATTGGACCCCAAGAGTACGACCTCATGATGGCCATACACGTTGGTCCTGAG AGTCGTCtgtaa